In Natronomonas halophila, one DNA window encodes the following:
- the trxA gene encoding thioredoxin — protein sequence MAADTASETSTETPTEPIHIDGQAHLQEVADEYDVLLTDFYADWCGPCKMLEPTVETLAAETDAAVAKVDVDANQQLAAAFGVQGVPTLLLFVDGEQAESIVGVQGEDQLRSLIQQYTE from the coding sequence ATGGCAGCAGACACCGCATCCGAGACCAGCACCGAAACGCCCACCGAACCCATCCACATCGACGGGCAGGCACACCTCCAGGAGGTCGCCGACGAATACGACGTGCTCCTGACGGACTTCTACGCCGACTGGTGTGGCCCCTGTAAGATGCTCGAACCGACGGTCGAGACCCTCGCCGCCGAGACGGACGCGGCCGTCGCGAAGGTCGACGTCGACGCCAACCAGCAGCTCGCCGCCGCCTTCGGCGTGCAGGGCGTGCCCACGCTGCTCCTGTTCGTCGACGGCGAGCAGGCCGAATCCATCGTCGGCGTGCAGGGCGAAGACCAGCTGCGGTCGCTCATCCAGCAGTACACCGAATAA
- a CDS encoding SPFH domain-containing protein yields the protein MFAPLQLGGTIFPIVALLLLVVAVVAVYQAVEIVNAYEKRALTVFGEYRKLLEPGINFIPPFVSRTYTFDMRTQTLDVPRQEAITRDNSPVTADAVVYIKVMDARKAFLEVDNYKKAVSNLAQTTLRAVLGDMELDDTLNKRQEINAKIRKELDEPTDEWGIRVESVEVREVNPSKDVQQAMEQQTSAERKRRAMILEAQGERRSAVEKAEGDKQSNIIRAQGEKQSQILEAQGDAISTVLRAKSAESMGERAVIERGMETLEEIGKGESTTFVMPQELTSLMSRYGKHLTGSDVATDGEMLESMDFDSETRELLGLDDIEEILGQIEEETEMDIEEMEQQAQAIKEGADPADIKDPDEVIAEMDEEMPEGEDFETETE from the coding sequence ATGTTCGCTCCCCTCCAGCTCGGTGGCACCATCTTCCCCATCGTCGCGCTGCTGTTGCTCGTGGTGGCGGTCGTGGCGGTCTATCAGGCCGTCGAGATAGTCAACGCCTACGAGAAGCGGGCGCTGACGGTCTTCGGCGAGTACCGCAAACTCCTCGAACCGGGTATCAACTTCATCCCGCCGTTCGTCTCACGGACGTACACCTTCGATATGCGGACCCAGACGCTCGACGTCCCGCGACAGGAGGCTATCACGCGGGACAACTCCCCGGTCACGGCCGACGCCGTCGTCTACATCAAGGTCATGGACGCCCGGAAGGCGTTCTTAGAGGTCGACAACTACAAGAAGGCCGTCTCGAACCTCGCCCAGACGACCCTCCGGGCCGTGCTGGGCGACATGGAACTGGACGACACGCTGAACAAGCGCCAGGAGATCAACGCCAAAATCCGGAAGGAACTCGACGAACCCACCGACGAGTGGGGGATTCGCGTCGAGAGCGTCGAGGTCCGCGAGGTCAACCCCTCGAAGGACGTCCAGCAGGCGATGGAACAGCAGACCTCCGCCGAACGGAAGCGCCGTGCCATGATTCTGGAAGCCCAGGGTGAGCGGCGCTCCGCCGTCGAGAAGGCCGAAGGTGACAAGCAGTCCAACATCATCCGCGCGCAGGGTGAAAAGCAGAGCCAGATTCTGGAAGCACAGGGTGACGCCATCAGTACGGTCCTGCGGGCGAAATCCGCCGAATCGATGGGCGAACGCGCCGTCATCGAACGCGGCATGGAGACCCTCGAAGAAATCGGCAAGGGCGAATCGACGACGTTCGTCATGCCGCAGGAACTCACCTCGCTGATGTCGCGGTACGGCAAGCACCTGACCGGCAGCGACGTGGCGACCGATGGCGAGATGCTCGAGAGCATGGACTTCGACAGCGAGACGCGCGAACTGCTCGGCCTCGACGACATCGAGGAGATTCTCGGCCAGATCGAGGAGGAAACCGAGATGGACATCGAGGAGATGGAACAGCAAGCCCAGGCCATCAAGGAAGGCGCGGACCCGGCCGACATCAAGGACCCCGACGAGGTCATCGCCGAGATGGACGAGGAGATGCCCGAAGGCGAGGACTTCGAGACCGAGACGGAATAA